A part of Streptomyces sp. NBC_01497 genomic DNA contains:
- a CDS encoding ABC transporter ATP-binding protein produces the protein MNRLLSTRTSSARRDAAEPTERPAQMRRIFGLFRPYRAKLSVVGLLVAASSLVSVASPFLLRQILDVAIPQGRTGLLSLLALGMILTAVVNSVFGVLQTLISTTVGQRVMHDLRTGVYAQLQRMPLAFFTRTRTGEVQSRIANDIGGMQATVTSTATSLVSNLTSVIATVVAMIALDWRLTIVSMVLLPVFVWISRRVGRERKKITTQRQKQMATMAATVTESLSVSGILLGRTMGRADSLTKAFSDESEQLVDLEVRSNMAGRWRMSVIGIVMAAMPAVIYWVAGLVLHGGSVVISIGTLVAFVSLQQGLFRPAVSLLATGVQMQTSLALFARIFEYLDLPVEITDPERPVALSPDGVRGEVRFENVDFSYADPTRQVSLTKGAGEPARTTLSGIDLSVPAGGSLAVVGPTGSGKSTLSYLVPRLYDVTGGRVTLDGVDVRELSFDTLARAVGVVSQETYLFHASVAENLRFAKPDATDEEIEAAARAAQIHDHIASLPDGYDTLVGERGYRFSGGEKQRLAIARTILRDPPVLILDEATSALDTRTEHMVQQAIDGLSAGRTTITIAHRLSTVRDADEIVVLDGGHIVERGTHGELVALDGRYAALVRRDSGAPGPEGDAADTTAPGARGSGHGAAVGTTVTTAAAAAGTTDHGAQAPAPVAG, from the coding sequence ATGAACCGCCTTCTCTCCACCAGAACCTCCTCGGCCCGCCGCGACGCGGCCGAGCCGACGGAACGACCCGCACAGATGCGCCGCATCTTCGGCCTCTTCCGTCCCTACCGGGCCAAGCTCTCCGTGGTCGGCCTGCTGGTCGCCGCCTCGTCGCTGGTCTCGGTCGCCTCGCCGTTCCTGCTCCGGCAGATCCTCGACGTGGCGATCCCGCAGGGCCGTACGGGCCTGCTGAGCCTGCTCGCGCTGGGGATGATCCTCACCGCCGTCGTCAACAGCGTCTTCGGCGTGCTCCAGACGCTCATCTCGACCACGGTCGGCCAGCGCGTCATGCACGACCTGCGCACGGGCGTCTACGCGCAGTTGCAGCGGATGCCGCTCGCCTTCTTCACCCGGACGAGGACGGGTGAGGTGCAGTCGAGGATCGCCAACGACATCGGGGGCATGCAGGCCACCGTGACGTCCACGGCCACCTCGCTGGTGTCCAACCTGACCTCTGTGATCGCCACGGTCGTCGCCATGATCGCCCTCGACTGGCGGCTGACGATCGTCTCGATGGTGCTGCTGCCGGTGTTCGTCTGGATCAGCCGCAGGGTCGGCCGGGAGCGCAAGAAGATCACCACGCAGCGGCAGAAGCAGATGGCCACCATGGCCGCCACCGTCACGGAGTCGCTGTCCGTCAGCGGCATCCTGCTCGGCCGCACCATGGGCAGGGCCGACTCGCTCACCAAGGCGTTCTCCGACGAGTCCGAGCAACTGGTCGACCTCGAAGTGCGCTCCAACATGGCCGGCCGCTGGCGCATGTCCGTCATCGGGATCGTGATGGCCGCGATGCCCGCCGTCATCTACTGGGTCGCCGGGCTCGTCCTGCACGGCGGCAGTGTGGTGATCTCCATCGGCACCCTGGTCGCCTTCGTCTCGCTGCAGCAGGGCCTGTTCCGGCCCGCCGTGAGCCTGCTGGCCACGGGCGTGCAGATGCAGACGTCGCTGGCCTTGTTCGCCCGTATCTTCGAATACCTGGACCTCCCGGTGGAGATCACCGATCCGGAGCGGCCCGTGGCGCTCTCCCCGGACGGAGTGCGGGGCGAAGTCCGCTTCGAGAACGTCGACTTCAGCTACGCGGACCCCACGCGTCAGGTGTCCCTCACGAAGGGCGCCGGTGAGCCGGCGCGCACGACGCTCTCCGGGATCGACCTGAGCGTGCCGGCGGGCGGCAGCCTCGCCGTCGTCGGCCCCACGGGATCGGGCAAGTCCACCCTCAGCTACCTGGTGCCCCGGCTGTACGACGTGACCGGCGGACGCGTCACGCTCGACGGCGTGGACGTGCGCGAGCTGAGTTTCGACACCCTGGCCCGCGCGGTCGGCGTGGTCTCCCAGGAGACGTACCTCTTCCACGCGTCGGTCGCGGAGAACCTGCGCTTCGCCAAGCCCGACGCCACCGACGAGGAGATCGAGGCCGCCGCCAGGGCCGCGCAGATCCACGACCACATCGCGTCGCTGCCCGACGGGTACGACACGCTGGTGGGGGAGCGGGGCTACCGCTTCTCCGGCGGCGAGAAGCAGCGCCTGGCCATCGCCCGCACCATCCTGCGCGACCCGCCCGTCCTCATCCTGGACGAGGCGACGAGCGCCCTCGACACCCGTACCGAGCACATGGTGCAGCAGGCCATCGACGGGCTGTCGGCCGGCCGGACCACGATCACCATCGCGCATCGGCTCTCGACGGTCCGGGACGCGGACGAGATCGTCGTCCTGGACGGCGGGCACATCGTGGAACGCGGCACGCACGGCGAACTGGTGGCCCTGGACGGCCGGTACGCGGCGCTCGTACGCCGCGACAGCGGTGCGCCGGGCCCCGAGGGCGACGCCGCGGACACCACGGCGCCCGGCGCCCGCGGTTCCGGGCACGGAGCCGCGGTGGGCACGACGGTGACGACCGCCGCGGCGGCGGCCGGGACCACGGATCACGGCGCTCAGGCGCCGGCGCCGGTCGCGGGCTGA
- a CDS encoding ABC transporter ATP-binding protein — MQIRDLPYADPGVPDASSGGRFLWWLFRSQLGGQAKALGWGLFLQAGIAALPVGSGIAVQAVVDRSGSHLALAGALVALCAVTLAVGDTMLHRVSVTNWITAASRLQQILARKAVELGSALSHRVAAGEIVTVSTGDIEKIGWFVEALSRFLAAAFAVVAIAVGLLLYVPSLGMLVVIGVPVLALAVLPLLAPATRRVDVQREKAGLATELASDTVAGLRVLRGIGGEELFLRRYREVSQEVRRAAVRSARMWSLIAAVQVLLPGLMLISVVWYGARQALDGHITPGQLVTVYSAVTLLLVPLQRFEEIAVAYSVSRPSAKRAARVMALVRTDTGDIGVRSQRGTPPAGDLYDPVSALIAPAGLLTAVVCGDPDAAGRLAERLGGHGPGSAHDRADSRADREADGRADAPGTDEVSSVLLGGLALDDVPLATARARVLVQDKDPVLLSGTLAELLDVPSSGAVDPRRALAAAQCEDVLEALVRSAPPPQDPRSSQVPGPASGGDAAMGARITERGRSLSGGQRQRLALARSLVADPEVLVLDEPTSAVDSHTEARIADGVQRLRAGRTTVVFASSPLLLDRADRVVFVHEGKAVAEGTHRDLLRTDARYRAVVTREADAAPRPHPGTGPGRLPGAVSGRGPGSGLVTATDHAAADTPAARAGGDRPAPERAAAGAGHHHINESEEPA, encoded by the coding sequence ATGCAGATTCGCGATCTTCCGTACGCAGACCCAGGTGTCCCCGACGCGAGCTCGGGCGGCAGATTCCTGTGGTGGCTGTTCCGGAGCCAGCTCGGCGGCCAGGCGAAGGCTCTGGGCTGGGGGCTGTTCCTGCAGGCGGGCATCGCCGCGCTGCCGGTGGGTTCCGGTATCGCGGTGCAGGCCGTCGTGGACCGATCGGGCAGCCACCTCGCGCTGGCGGGCGCGCTCGTCGCCCTGTGCGCCGTCACGCTCGCCGTCGGCGACACCATGCTCCACCGGGTCTCCGTGACCAACTGGATCACGGCGGCGTCGCGCCTCCAGCAGATCCTCGCGCGCAAGGCCGTCGAGCTCGGATCCGCCCTGTCGCACCGTGTCGCCGCAGGGGAAATCGTCACTGTTTCGACCGGTGACATCGAGAAGATCGGGTGGTTCGTCGAGGCACTGTCGCGGTTCCTCGCCGCGGCCTTCGCCGTGGTCGCGATCGCGGTGGGTCTGCTGCTGTACGTGCCGTCGCTCGGGATGCTCGTCGTCATCGGCGTGCCCGTGCTGGCGCTCGCCGTGCTGCCGCTGCTGGCACCGGCCACGCGCCGCGTGGACGTGCAGCGGGAGAAGGCGGGCCTGGCGACGGAACTGGCCTCGGACACGGTCGCCGGGCTGCGCGTGCTGCGGGGCATCGGCGGCGAGGAGCTGTTCCTCAGGCGCTACCGCGAGGTCTCCCAGGAGGTGCGCCGGGCGGCGGTGCGCAGCGCACGCATGTGGTCGCTCATCGCGGCCGTCCAGGTGCTGCTGCCGGGGCTGATGCTGATCTCGGTGGTCTGGTACGGCGCGCGGCAGGCGCTCGACGGCCACATCACCCCGGGTCAACTGGTGACGGTGTACAGCGCGGTGACGCTCCTGCTCGTACCGCTCCAGCGGTTCGAGGAGATCGCCGTCGCGTACTCGGTCTCGCGCCCGTCGGCGAAGCGCGCGGCGCGGGTCATGGCGCTCGTACGGACGGACACCGGGGATATCGGCGTCCGGTCGCAGCGGGGCACGCCGCCCGCCGGCGACCTGTACGACCCGGTCAGCGCGCTGATCGCGCCCGCCGGGCTGCTGACCGCCGTGGTGTGCGGTGACCCCGACGCCGCGGGACGGCTCGCGGAGCGCCTGGGCGGGCACGGCCCGGGCTCCGCGCACGACCGGGCGGACTCCCGCGCCGATCGGGAGGCCGACGGGCGTGCGGACGCGCCGGGTACGGACGAGGTGTCGTCCGTCCTTCTCGGCGGCCTCGCGCTGGACGACGTACCGCTCGCGACGGCCCGCGCCCGCGTCCTGGTCCAGGACAAGGACCCGGTGCTGCTGTCGGGGACCCTCGCCGAACTGCTCGACGTCCCCTCGTCCGGCGCCGTCGACCCGCGTCGCGCGCTGGCCGCCGCCCAGTGCGAGGACGTACTGGAGGCGCTGGTGAGGTCGGCCCCGCCGCCACAGGACCCGCGGTCCTCGCAGGTGCCGGGCCCGGCCTCCGGCGGTGACGCCGCGATGGGGGCCCGCATCACCGAGCGCGGCAGGTCGCTGTCCGGCGGTCAGCGCCAGCGGCTCGCCCTGGCGCGTTCGCTGGTCGCCGACCCGGAGGTCCTGGTGCTCGACGAGCCGACGTCCGCGGTCGACTCGCACACCGAGGCACGGATCGCGGACGGGGTGCAACGGCTGCGGGCCGGTCGTACGACCGTGGTGTTCGCGTCGTCACCGCTCCTGCTCGACCGCGCGGACCGGGTGGTCTTCGTGCACGAGGGGAAGGCCGTCGCCGAGGGGACGCACCGCGACCTGCTCCGCACGGACGCCCGCTACCGCGCCGTGGTCACCCGCGAGGCGGACGCCGCGCCCCGGCCGCACCCCGGCACAGGACCCGGCCGCCTTCCCGGAGCCGTGAGCGGACGCGGACCCGGATCCGGGCTCGTCACCGCGACGGACCACGCCGCAGCGGACACCCCGGCCGCCCGCGCCGGGGGCGACCGTCCCGCGCCCGAACGTGCGGCGGCGGGCGCAGGGCACCACCACATCAACGAGAGCGAGGAACCGGCATGA
- a CDS encoding ABC transporter ATP-binding protein — translation MIGVARPEHDPAAPESATILPVGSSATVRAYVSGLLRAHRRAFTVLICVNAGSVVASMVGPYLLGTVVQRLADGAKTAGELHLPLITAVFACALVLQTVFTRTVRLRGAVLGEEMLADLREDFLVRSVGLPPGVLERAGTGDLLSRITTDIDRLADAMREAVPQLAIGVVWVALLVGAITVTAPPLGLAVLLAVPVLVVGCRWYFRRAPSAYRSEAAGYAAVAASLTETVDAGRTIESYRLGQRRVDLSDQRVARWTAWERYTLWLRTVLFPVINAATSIVFLATLMLGGVFVLRGWMDVGQLTTGALFAQMLVDPVGMILRWYDELQVAQVSIARLVGVRDIEPDGGDAALSPVGRDVGADDVHFGYVDGVDVLHRVSLAVAPGTRLALVGPSGAGKSTLGRLLAGIYGPRRGTVTLGGAELSRMPAESVRRHVALVNQEHHVFVGSLRDNLRLARTDAADAELWAALGAVDADTWARSLAEGLDTRVGSGATALTPAQAQQIALARLVLADPHTLVLDEATSLLDPRAARHLERSLARVLDGRTVIAIAHRLHTAHDADVIAVVEDGRITELGPHEDLVAAGGAYAALWRSWHG, via the coding sequence ATGATCGGCGTGGCCAGGCCGGAGCACGATCCGGCCGCCCCCGAGTCGGCGACCATCCTGCCCGTGGGCTCGTCCGCGACCGTACGCGCCTACGTGAGCGGCCTGTTGCGGGCGCACCGCCGCGCCTTCACGGTGCTGATCTGCGTCAACGCGGGCTCGGTGGTGGCGTCGATGGTCGGTCCGTACCTGCTGGGCACCGTCGTCCAGCGGCTCGCGGACGGTGCGAAGACCGCAGGCGAGCTCCATCTGCCGCTGATCACCGCGGTGTTCGCGTGCGCGCTCGTCCTGCAGACCGTGTTCACCAGGACCGTGCGGCTGCGCGGGGCCGTCCTCGGCGAGGAGATGCTCGCGGACCTGCGCGAGGACTTCCTCGTGCGGTCGGTGGGGCTGCCGCCCGGCGTTCTGGAACGGGCGGGCACCGGCGACCTGCTGTCCCGGATCACCACCGACATCGACCGGCTGGCCGACGCGATGCGTGAGGCCGTGCCTCAACTGGCCATCGGTGTCGTGTGGGTGGCGCTGCTGGTGGGCGCGATCACGGTGACCGCGCCACCCCTCGGGCTCGCGGTGCTGCTCGCGGTGCCGGTGCTCGTCGTGGGGTGCCGCTGGTACTTCCGGCGTGCGCCGTCCGCGTACCGGTCCGAGGCCGCCGGGTACGCGGCGGTCGCCGCGTCCCTGACGGAAACGGTGGACGCCGGACGCACGATCGAGTCCTACCGGCTCGGTCAGCGCCGCGTGGACCTCTCCGACCAGCGGGTGGCGCGCTGGACGGCGTGGGAGCGCTACACGCTGTGGCTGCGTACGGTGCTCTTCCCGGTGATCAACGCGGCGACCTCCATCGTGTTCCTGGCCACCCTGATGCTCGGTGGTGTGTTCGTGCTCCGGGGCTGGATGGACGTGGGCCAGCTCACGACGGGCGCGCTGTTCGCCCAGATGCTGGTGGACCCGGTGGGGATGATCCTGCGCTGGTACGACGAACTCCAGGTGGCCCAGGTCTCGATCGCCCGTCTCGTCGGGGTGCGGGACATCGAGCCGGACGGCGGGGACGCGGCCCTGTCCCCCGTCGGACGCGATGTCGGCGCCGACGACGTCCACTTCGGCTATGTGGACGGTGTCGACGTCCTGCACCGGGTGTCGCTGGCCGTCGCACCGGGCACCCGGCTCGCACTGGTCGGCCCGTCAGGGGCCGGCAAGTCGACGCTGGGCCGGCTGCTCGCCGGGATCTACGGGCCCCGGCGCGGAACGGTCACCCTCGGCGGCGCCGAACTGTCGCGGATGCCTGCCGAGTCGGTGCGGCGGCACGTGGCGCTGGTCAACCAGGAGCACCACGTCTTCGTGGGCTCGCTGCGTGACAACCTCCGGCTCGCGCGGACGGACGCCGCGGACGCGGAGCTGTGGGCGGCGCTCGGGGCGGTCGACGCCGACACCTGGGCGCGTTCCCTGGCCGAGGGCCTGGACACCCGGGTCGGATCGGGCGCCACCGCGCTGACACCGGCGCAGGCACAGCAGATCGCGCTGGCCCGCCTGGTCCTCGCCGACCCGCACACCCTGGTCCTGGACGAGGCGACCTCGCTGCTCGACCCGCGAGCGGCCCGCCACCTGGAACGGTCACTGGCCCGGGTGCTGGACGGCAGGACCGTGATCGCGATCGCGCACCGGCTGCACACGGCGCACGACGCCGATGTGATCGCGGTGGTGGAGGACGGCCGGATCACCGAACTGGGGCCGCACGAGGACCTGGTGGCGGCCGGCGGGGCGTACGCGGCGCTCTGGCGCTCCTGGCACGGCTGA